taaaaactctatcgattaaaaaatatgaccctgtcatgggtataatagtgatcttagtatgaatatctatgagcaatatttttaaatatgacatgaatatatgataaaaataatttatgatttatatttataaaatattcataatttatgcatgtatgattggtttctgacttattttattatatattctatgaaatactttattttatattatctgttattttttaaatattgtattatcatgaaaacTATACTGAATTCGATAAGGAAGCGTAGGTTCTATTTACTAggttagtgtagctcatatttttttttatttttttgtatagaGGAATAAAGTTAGGACCGATGGAGAGATCCAGGCTTGGAGATCTGCGtagcaagcttaaaaattttgtagcgaaagtttagtttattttatgatcatgaacttatagttatttatttataaattttgagactTGAGTTTGGTATTATCTTTTGGATTTAGTCACTCTGAATCAATATTGATTTATTTACTTaatgaataatgaaattgaatcttttattataacttatttttgatagattttagcTAATTATGATTATTGGCTTCgtattatcgtgggctccatctttCAATAGCATGATCATGTTATATTCCGAATTTGAAATacgataattttattaaaatttattttattttattatttattattagagTAAGTTAATCAAgtgattttttttctatatttttatgcaattttgttGATTTGGTTATGTTTGCTCATATTTCTTAACTATAGAAttttgttatatttcaaaaattagcaTAGCAATTGATAGGTATTTCGGCACTTAATCTTGTGATAGTAACGAGATCTGACAGATTTACTCTTCCGACTATGATTGAAAAAATTCTTAATGTCACCTATGTCTTCCAAATTATGTTTAGATCATAAGGTTTTGATGATAATAATCATACTTTCAAGGTaacaaatatttttcaaaagagTGAATCTGAATCAGTCAATTTATCTGGAAGTTCTGCAGCTGGATCTTCTACGTCTCAAATACTGGATGAGCCTACTTTTACAACtcctaaaaattatatttacatGAACTTTTTCAGAAAACTACTCTATGAAGAACATTAAGTGCAGAAtggtaatatattttaattatccaaaatcttatttcaaataaagaaatataaattatttttattctctatATAGGGAGTCGCCAACAATGCCATCGATGAAAAAATTACATTTGAGGTATTTTGCCATCgtatttctctttttcctttataaaatttttataatcatgttttcaatatttttttttatatttatacagttTAGACGAATATTCTGAAGGCACTATATATTGAGGATTTTTTTTGACTCTATCTTCTATTTATTAAGATCCGCAGTGTGCCGCAGATTACTTGCTAGGCAAGTAACTAACAAATCTCTCCACATAAATTCTcctctaatttaatttattttatttattcattttttcGCTATTGGCTTGGAGGAGAGTTATTCATTTTTTGTGGCTTAATTTGGTGACAAATGGTTGACTTGCCACCTTAGCCTTCAtttacatccaaaaaaaaaaaaaacaaacaaaaaaaaaaacacaaggaagaagaagaaaaaaaatattagcttaATTTGGTCCAACATGTGCATAAAGCTTTCTGAAAAACCTTAGCGgtgtgtaacaaaaaaaaaaaaaaaacttagcgGTGGAAATTAACGGGAGCCCTGGTCTGTGCGGTACTCTGCCATAAAAGGACAGGGAAAGGGGGACCAAGAGGGGATACAAAGAAGATCACCAAACCATGTCTCCCTCCTTGGAACTTCCCTTTGAGCTGGTTCTCTtgctcttcctcccctttctgcTACTTCTTAGCTTCAAACAATCCTTTTCCAAGAAGGCCAGACTACCACCATCACCACCAAAGCTTCCTTTCATAGGAAACCTCCACCAGTTGGGTCCTCTCCCTCATCGATCGCTCCAAGCCCTGGCAGAGAAGCATGGACCACTCATGCTTCTCCATCTCGGCCAGGTGCCCACCCTCATCGTTTCATCCGCCGAGATGGCCCGGGAGATCATGAGAACTCATGATCACATCTTTGCTAGCCGCCCTCCTTTGAAGGCTGGTAAGATCCTTTTGTTCGATGCCATGGACATCGGCTTGGCACCATACGGTGAGTACTGGAGGTATGCAAGGAAGCTTTGCATCGTCCACCTCCTTAGCAATAAAAAGGTGCAATCTTTTCGGCTCTCGAGGGAAGAAGAAGTAGCCTTTATGATCAAGAACATCTCTCGAGCTTCTATTACACCCGATCCTGTGAACGTAAGTGAGATCTTGCATGCCTTCGCAAATGATATGCTCTGCAGAGTTGTTTCAGGTAAATTCTTTAGAGAAGGTGGGAGGAACAAACTGTTTCGCGAATTAATAAGGGAGAATTCTGCTCTGCTTGGAGGGTTCCATTTGGGAGACTACTTCCCTTCGTTGGAATGGATGGACGTGTTCTTTGGGATGTGCGCGAGGGCCAGGAGAAATGCTGAGAGATGGAGTGGTGTTCTTGACGAGGTGATCAAGGAGCACGTAGATCAAGCGAAGGATGAGAAGCATGAGAAGGACTTTGTGGATGTGTTGTTGTCCCTTCAAAAGGATCCCGGTGTGGACTTGGCTCTCACAAAAGAAGATGTCAAGGCGCTCTTAGTGGTAAGTTCTCAGTGTCACTTATCATTGATCAAATTTACAGTAAAAATTTCTATAGTCAGatcgatcataaaaaaaatttatgatcagatTGTGCTTATATtgagatatttataaaaaaaaaaataattatatgatgtttatctaaactgtTTAAATATCCATAGACTTTATCTATTTctcttttcttaatattttaatatacgcATAAGCGTgcacatccatccattttttgatggatgtttCCAAAATATGTCCGACCATAATTCATTTCATGATCGATccgattataaaaattttatcccagATTTATCTTGTAAATTTGTTAGTTGTTCTCAGCTTTAAGCGCACCTGAAGAAACTAACAGTAGTATTTGGCCTTGCAATTTTTCTTAACAAGTTGGGACTTTCATTCAATATTCTCCATGTATCCAacaattagtttttttttttggctcatcAAGTTTTTCAATGATTGATTAACCTGACTAGAAGTTCAGAGGGAAGATGGTCCTAAAGTACTAATAGTCTTTTTATTTTAGGTTTCTTTGATCTCGGAAAATAAGAAGGGTGTGGACTTTGGTAAACGAAATGAATGGAATGTTCATCAAACTATTTGATGGTCCAACGCGACACTGGTCATTGGATCACTCATTAAGATGAACGAAAGCGGACCATGCATGAGTTGGTCTATGTCATGTGATGTTTACTTGATTGATAGTTGATCACCATCGCAAATAGGTTCTGCTTCTTGTGAGTATAAAATACTTAATATTGCTCATGAGATGCCCACAACTCAACCCTGTAGTCCTTGAACTTCAAATGAGTTTGGTTAAATGTTACAAATGTTTCTCCACCAGTATCTCTTTGAATTAATGAAACCTAAAGGTACTTTAAGGTTTCTTCCCTGGAAAAAAGTGATACCTGGAAAAAATTAACTAGTTCATGAGATATTAGAAGAACGAGATTGATACGTCAATCTAGATTCTAAGAACTAACGGTTAGGGATTTCTAATGAAAAAAAATCCATAATCTTATGATAGTATgcccatcatttttttaaaaagaaaaaaatcagtcTTGGTGAATATCTCCATGAACGATACTGTGAGTACCATCCCACTCTGTACATTTACTGAGTAATGAGCATTGTTTTTCCAACTAATATTCAACTaactatttttctgaaaaacCAATATGCAAATCACTATTGCACCAACATGTACTAGATAGTATATGTTATTTATCAAATCGATTGATTGTTATGTTTATAGTCTGATTATGGATGATCATTGGTGATTTGTACAAGTTTCAATCTATTCTTTTACTCATTAATTTCTTTCTTATTAGGATATGTTTGGTGCTGGAACCGATACATCTTACATAGTCTTGGAATGGGCCATGGCAGAGCTTGTTCGAAACTCGCAAGCGATGGAGAAGCTGCAAAATGAGGTTCAAGACATAGCTCCAGGAAAAGGCTTGGTCAGAGAGGAGGATTTAAGTGAGCTGAGCTATTTAAAAGCTGTGATAAAAGAAGTTCTACGATTGCACCCTCCGGCTCCATTATTGCTTCCAAGAGAATCCATGGATGATTGTCACatagagggctatgaaattcctAGAAGAATAAAAGTAATTGTGAACGGTTGGGCCATTGGTCGAGATCCAAAAGTTTGGGAGGCACCAGAAGAATTCCGACCTGAGAGATTCATGGGTAATCAAATTGATTTCAAGGGGAATGACTTCCAATTCATTCCATTTGGATCTGGTAGGCGAATTTGCCCTGGTATGAACTTTGCGATTTCTACGGTGGAGCTTGCACTAGCAAATTTAATACAATGTTTTGACTGGGAGTTGCCTCATGGCACGGCAAAGGAGGATCTAGATATGGTTGAAGCTCCTGGCCTCACAAACCCAATGAAAAAGAGGCTTCACCTGGTTGCAAAACCACGTGGCCACTACGTGGACCTGTGAGTGATGACCAGTTCCACTAAGAATAAGTATTAGTTTTTGTAAAAATAACTAATAATGACTACTTTGTTTTCATAATGCAAGCTTATGGAACTAGATTTTGTGTTTTGGTCCAAAGTTATATCCAATCTTCAATGCGGTAAAGATAGGagaaaacataaaaataaaacgAGTGCCTGTCAACTAAAGGATACATTGGTAGTTTGTTGGCCAACTTTCTTAATAAGAGATTAATTTAATGTATCAAAAAATTTCCTTAAAAAGATAAGATAAATTGCCTTATCAAAGATATGATTGGGCTTTCTTATCTCCAATCTCATTATTCAGCTTTTATATCACATTACCTAAAATACTAGTTGgaagatattatttatatttatttattcttaATAAGATCTATGATCTCCTAGTATTCAAATGACATGAGACTAGAAATATGCAAGGAATGCTGCTTTGGTGTGTCTCACCCCAATTAACCCCCACATTCTATCCAATGAATATGGAGATGGCTTGCCTATTGATGACCAAGCTAGTTTGAATTCCTTTATGCTTTTGTAACAATGAGGCTATGATGTCCCAGCAAAAGAAATTACAAGTGGTGAAGGTGCCTTCAAACCACTCAATTATACCCAACAAGCCATGAACCATGAGCAAGGCTACCGCACGGAGCAAGAACTTATGGAAGAGTATATGCATTCACCAAGCATGAATTCATGGCCTCAAATGGGCTTGTGTTATAATGTCTCTTAGTCTATAACAACCATGAACCAGGTTTTCTTTGATTCATTTTATAACAACCTCGgaacatcatcaaaaaaaaaaaaaaaaagttagtcaaaaaatattatttagattctttTGGCCTCACATAAATAATCAAGTTTTTTCCAACGTATATCCAATGAATTAAACACGCACTAGCACATGCTTTCATATAAATATAGGCATGTTTAGTCTCACATAGAGTATATATTGGATAGGTCTTGAATGCATATACAAGGACAAGAGATCTAAATAGTATGTTctgtctaattttttttagataaggtCATCagccatcataaaatatttaagatcTTGTATACCTTCACAAAGGACATGCAATATGTAGAGTGGTTTTGGTGAAATTCTTTACAGAAGATAGAAGAAATAATTTGTTTCACAAACTGTTAGAGGAAAGTATTTCTTTGCTTGGAGGGTTTCATGTGGAAGATTTCTTCCCATGGCTAGAAGGGTTCTTCAAGTCAAGCACTAGAGACAAGGGGGACGCCAAGAGATGATGTATATATCATTTTTTGGATGACATAATGAAAGGCCATGCTTATCATATGAAGGATGACAATGATTTTTTGAACATATTATCTCTCCAAAAGAATCCCCCCATAGAGCAATATATAGAGTGGTTCTGGTGAAATTcttcaaagaagaaaaaagaaataatttgTTTTGCAGGCTATTAGAGAAAATTATCTCTTTGTTTGGAGTGTTTTATGTGAAAGATTTCTTTCTATGGCTAGGAGGGTTCTTCGAGTCAAGCACTAGCGATAAGGGGGATGTAgagagattatatatatatatatatataaaattttttggagTGTTTTATGTGAAAGATTTCTTTCTATGGCTAGGAGGGTTCTTCGAATCAAGCACTAGCGATAAGGGGGATGTAgagagattatatatatatatatatatatatatatatatatatatatatatatatatatatatatatatatatatatatatataattttttggatgacatAATGGAGAGCCATGTTACCATACGAAGGATGATAATGATCTTTTGGACATATTATCTCTCCAAAAGAATCCTGTGATGGAGCGCCACCAAGCTTGTTTGGGCTTATTAAAATAATCCATTAATCCTATGCCATCCAATAGGATTCCCAAGAACACAAAGCAGATCAGGCCTACATTCTCGGtactcaaaagatattttttgagtggatcagctcgaatcccataaaaaggaaaaacaaaaaaaaaatgtgatCAAGTCTTTGTTTCTATCATACAAGAATGGTCTCGAAGTGGTCCGGTTGACATTAGCTGAGCTACACGTCATATTATATAATACAAATCAAATCCATGCAAATAATTTAGAAGATATATGTTTGAGGGTCCAACTTGATACCTCAATCCAATCCTACAAGCATATGCAAACAAGTGATTCGTTTCCATGTCTGCTTTCCCTGATaaaatctttttctttgctttgaattCAACTGATCGTGATGCCTTCTTTCGTTTCACAAGGCCCGCCTCATAACTAGTGTCCAGGAAAGAGGTATGCGATcgtcatagatttttttttttattatttttatgaatGATACAAAACATGAAGTTGAAATTATGCTAGCGCTGCTGTCACGTGGTGCGACCTACAACCAAACAACATTTGGTGCTTCAAAGTCCTATATggtgtacaaaaaaaaaagaagaagaagaagaagaagaagaagaaaaagaagaagaagaagaagaaggtcttatATGGCAAACTTGACATCATCAAATTCGGCTCATATTCCAATTAAGTCCTTTTCTAAAGTGCGCAAGTTGAGGCTTTGCTATCAAAACATATGTGACGTTGGCTTGATAAATCTACATCTAGTTATCTTTCAtatattgctattaatttaattaaaa
Above is a genomic segment from Elaeis guineensis isolate ETL-2024a chromosome 1, EG11, whole genome shotgun sequence containing:
- the LOC105037797 gene encoding cytochrome P450 71A1 codes for the protein MSPSLELPFELVLLLFLPFLLLLSFKQSFSKKARLPPSPPKLPFIGNLHQLGPLPHRSLQALAEKHGPLMLLHLGQVPTLIVSSAEMAREIMRTHDHIFASRPPLKAGKILLFDAMDIGLAPYGEYWRYARKLCIVHLLSNKKVQSFRLSREEEVAFMIKNISRASITPDPVNVSEILHAFANDMLCRVVSGKFFREGGRNKLFRELIRENSALLGGFHLGDYFPSLEWMDVFFGMCARARRNAERWSGVLDEVIKEHVDQAKDEKHEKDFVDVLLSLQKDPGVDLALTKEDVKALLVDMFGAGTDTSYIVLEWAMAELVRNSQAMEKLQNEVQDIAPGKGLVREEDLSELSYLKAVIKEVLRLHPPAPLLLPRESMDDCHIEGYEIPRRIKVIVNGWAIGRDPKVWEAPEEFRPERFMGNQIDFKGNDFQFIPFGSGRRICPGMNFAISTVELALANLIQCFDWELPHGTAKEDLDMVEAPGLTNPMKKRLHLVAKPRGHYVDL